One segment of Streptosporangium brasiliense DNA contains the following:
- a CDS encoding SgcJ/EcaC family oxidoreductase: MDHIAGVEADTAAIRALLERARDAWDRGDGAAYGAAFAPDATDVTFVGTVYRGSAEIGRAHQVLFDSFLKDTRLAMEIVDIRFYGADTAVVVTRGDTYKDRPKKLGKVQTYTIVRGADGDWRIAAIQKTKRQGLMEAISFKFQPATKPSARH; encoded by the coding sequence ATGGACCACATCGCCGGCGTCGAGGCCGACACCGCCGCCATCCGCGCCCTGCTCGAGCGGGCCCGCGACGCCTGGGACCGCGGCGACGGCGCCGCCTACGGCGCGGCCTTCGCCCCTGACGCCACCGACGTCACCTTCGTCGGCACCGTCTACCGCGGCTCCGCCGAGATCGGCCGCGCCCACCAGGTGCTGTTCGACAGCTTCCTCAAGGACACCCGGCTGGCCATGGAGATCGTCGACATCCGCTTCTACGGCGCCGACACCGCCGTCGTGGTCACCCGTGGCGACACCTACAAGGACAGGCCGAAGAAGCTGGGCAAGGTCCAGACCTACACGATCGTCCGTGGCGCCGACGGCGACTGGCGGATCGCCGCCATCCAGAAGACCAAGCGTCAGGGCCTGATGGAGGCCATCTCCTTCAAGTTCCAGCCCGCCACCAAGCCCTCGGCCCGCCACTGA
- a CDS encoding FadR/GntR family transcriptional regulator, which translates to MRRLVAVGVNDQTSWGLHQSVLDKLGMLIASDGLSAGQVLTIEELELRFGVSRSVIRETIRVLESMGLVSSRRRVGVIVAPRARWNLFDPRIIRWRLAGEGRAEQLRSLGELRRGVEPVAAALAARYATPEQCGALTGAVMQMAVHGRSGDLEAYLAADILFHRTLLEASGNEMLGALTDVVAEVLSGRTHHHLMPAHPEPAAIRWHAEVAQAVQSGDAVAAERAMRDIVDEATRAMLGDAPE; encoded by the coding sequence GTGCGAAGATTGGTCGCCGTGGGCGTCAATGACCAGACCAGTTGGGGGCTGCACCAGAGCGTCCTCGACAAGCTCGGCATGCTGATCGCCTCAGACGGCCTCAGCGCCGGCCAGGTGCTGACGATCGAGGAGCTGGAGCTCCGCTTCGGGGTGTCCCGGTCGGTGATCCGCGAGACGATCCGCGTTCTCGAATCGATGGGGTTGGTGAGCAGCCGCCGTCGTGTCGGCGTCATCGTGGCCCCGCGGGCGCGGTGGAACCTGTTCGACCCACGGATCATCCGCTGGCGGCTCGCTGGGGAGGGCCGCGCCGAACAGCTCCGGTCCCTCGGCGAGCTGCGCCGCGGCGTCGAGCCGGTGGCCGCGGCCCTTGCCGCGCGGTACGCCACCCCCGAACAGTGCGGCGCGCTGACCGGCGCCGTCATGCAGATGGCCGTGCACGGCAGGTCCGGCGATCTGGAGGCCTACCTGGCGGCCGACATCCTCTTCCACCGCACGCTGCTGGAGGCTTCCGGCAACGAGATGCTGGGCGCGCTCACCGACGTGGTCGCCGAGGTGCTGTCGGGCCGGACGCATCATCACCTGATGCCGGCCCACCCCGAGCCGGCGGCGATCCGGTGGCACGCGGAGGTCGCGCAGGCGGTGCAGTCAGGAGACGCCGTGGCCGCCGAGCGCGCCATGCGCGACATCGTCGACGAAGCGACCCGGGCGATGCTGGGCGACGCCCCCGAGTGA
- a CDS encoding gluconokinase yields the protein MDPAQNPADSLSAPLLVVMGVTGSGKTTVGAALAQRLRVPFADADDFHSEANVAKMSAGVPLDDDDRLPWLRAIGSWLAGHAAGGGVVSCSALRRGYRDVLRHSAPAVGFVHLAGDIEVVRRRVSGRPGHFMPASLVASQFETLEPLEPDEHGIVLDLDRPVDELVEAYLAAAPSSQERSHTAAPSSQERSHTAAPSSQERSHTAAPSSQERSHTAAPSSGRRSRAADPTGPQPDAETPESRGE from the coding sequence ATGGATCCCGCTCAGAACCCGGCGGATTCACTTTCCGCCCCGTTGCTCGTCGTCATGGGCGTGACCGGTTCGGGCAAGACCACTGTGGGCGCCGCCCTCGCCCAGCGGCTGCGGGTGCCCTTCGCGGACGCCGACGACTTCCACAGCGAGGCCAACGTCGCCAAGATGTCGGCCGGCGTCCCGCTCGACGACGACGACCGGCTGCCGTGGCTGCGGGCGATCGGTTCCTGGCTCGCCGGGCACGCCGCCGGCGGTGGCGTGGTGAGCTGCTCGGCGCTCAGGCGCGGCTACCGCGACGTCCTGCGGCACTCGGCGCCGGCGGTGGGCTTCGTCCATCTCGCCGGCGACATCGAGGTCGTACGCAGGCGGGTGTCCGGCCGGCCGGGGCACTTCATGCCGGCCTCACTGGTCGCCTCGCAGTTCGAGACCCTGGAGCCGCTGGAGCCGGACGAGCACGGGATCGTCCTCGACCTCGACAGGCCCGTCGACGAGCTCGTGGAGGCATATCTCGCCGCGGCCCCGTCCTCCCAGGAGCGGTCGCACACGGCGGCCCCGTCCTCCCAGGAGCGGTCGCACACGGCGGCCCCGTCCTCCCAGGAGCGGTCGCACACGGCGGCCCCGTCCTCCCAGGAGCGGTCGCACACGGCGGCGCCGTCCTCCGGGAGGCGGTCGCGCGCCGCGGACCCCACCGGCCCGCAACCGGACGCCGAAACCCCGGAAAGTCGAGGAGAGTGA
- a CDS encoding GntP family permease: MSTALIALAAPATASPGRLLPAALVGIALIVLLITYFRVHPFLSLTLGSLAVGAIAGLSMADTITSFTTGFGSTAAGVGTLIALGAMFGKLLADSGGADEIVDTIVGRSSPRSLPWAMAAVGALIGLPMFFEIGLVLLMPVIFLVARRSGLSLIRVGIPALAGLSVMHGLVPPHPGPLVAIDALKADLGITLALGVLVAIPTVAVAGPLFSKYAARWVDVPAPDLYTTKPEAEDARRPSFPATLATVLLPVVLMMGKALAAIFAPKDNAARMVLDFLGTPLVALLIAVIVAMFTLGGGAAMDKKSIAKSLEQSLPPIAGILLIVAAGGGFKQTLIDTGIGGLIAGWVESSGLSVLLLAWLVAVLIRLATGSATVATVTASGILAPLVADLGTGETSLLVLAIGAGSLFFSHVNDAGFWLVKEYFGLTVGQNIKTWSVMETVISVTGLVLVLLLNLVV; encoded by the coding sequence ATGAGCACCGCCCTGATCGCCCTCGCCGCCCCCGCCACGGCCTCCCCCGGCCGGCTGCTCCCCGCGGCGCTCGTCGGCATCGCGCTGATCGTCTTGCTGATCACCTATTTCCGGGTGCATCCCTTCCTGAGCCTGACCCTCGGGTCGCTGGCCGTGGGGGCCATCGCGGGGCTGTCGATGGCCGACACCATCACCAGCTTCACCACCGGGTTCGGCAGCACGGCGGCCGGTGTCGGCACGCTCATCGCGCTCGGTGCGATGTTCGGCAAACTGCTCGCCGACTCCGGCGGGGCCGACGAGATCGTCGACACGATCGTCGGCCGGTCGAGCCCCAGATCCCTGCCCTGGGCGATGGCCGCGGTGGGCGCGCTGATCGGCCTGCCGATGTTCTTCGAGATCGGCCTCGTCCTGCTGATGCCGGTCATCTTCCTCGTCGCGCGCCGCTCCGGACTGTCCCTGATCCGGGTGGGGATCCCCGCGCTGGCCGGCCTGTCGGTGATGCACGGGCTCGTGCCTCCCCACCCGGGACCGCTGGTCGCCATCGACGCGCTCAAGGCCGACCTGGGCATCACCCTGGCCCTCGGCGTGCTGGTCGCCATCCCGACGGTGGCGGTCGCCGGGCCGCTGTTCTCCAAGTACGCCGCCCGCTGGGTGGACGTCCCGGCGCCGGACCTCTACACCACCAAGCCCGAGGCGGAGGACGCCCGGCGGCCGTCGTTCCCCGCCACCCTGGCCACCGTGCTGCTGCCGGTCGTGCTGATGATGGGCAAGGCCCTGGCCGCCATCTTCGCCCCCAAGGACAACGCCGCACGCATGGTGCTCGACTTCCTCGGCACCCCGCTGGTGGCCCTGCTGATCGCCGTCATCGTCGCGATGTTCACCCTGGGCGGCGGCGCCGCCATGGACAAGAAGTCGATCGCGAAGTCCCTGGAGCAGTCGCTGCCGCCGATCGCGGGCATCCTGCTGATCGTGGCCGCCGGCGGCGGTTTCAAGCAGACACTGATCGACACCGGTATCGGCGGGCTCATCGCGGGGTGGGTGGAGAGCAGCGGGCTGTCGGTGCTGCTGCTGGCGTGGCTGGTGGCCGTGCTCATCCGGCTCGCCACGGGGTCGGCGACCGTCGCGACCGTCACGGCCTCCGGGATCCTGGCGCCGCTGGTGGCCGACCTCGGCACCGGGGAGACCTCGCTGCTCGTGCTGGCCATCGGGGCGGGCTCGCTGTTCTTCTCGCACGTCAACGACGCGGGTTTCTGGCTGGTCAAGGAGTATTTCGGTCTCACCGTTGGCCAGAACATCAAGACCTGGTCGGTGATGGAGACCGTCATCTCGGTGACCGGCCTGGTGCTGGTCCTGCTGCTGAACCTGGTCGTCTAG